The Bos taurus isolate L1 Dominette 01449 registration number 42190680 breed Hereford chromosome 13, ARS-UCD2.0, whole genome shotgun sequence genome contains a region encoding:
- the SRSF6 gene encoding serine/arginine-rich splicing factor 6: MPRVYIGRLSYNVREKDIQRFFSGYGRLLEIDLKNGYGFVEFEDSRDADDAVYELNGKELCGERVIVEHARGPRRDRDGYSYGSRSGGGGYSSRRTSGRDKYGPPVRTEFRLIVENLSSRCSWQDLKDFMRQAGEVTYADAHKERTNEGVIEFRSYSDMKRALDKLDGTEINGRNIRLIEDKPRTSHRRSYSGSRSRSRSRRRSRSRSRRSSRSRSRSISKSRSRSRSRSKGRSRSRSKGRKSRSKSKSKPKSDRGSRSRSRSRSKDEYEKSRSRSRSRSRSPKENGKGDIKSKSRSRSQSRSDSPLPAPPSKARSVSPPPKRASRSHSRSRSKSRSRSRSSSRD; this comes from the exons ATGCCGCGCGTCTACATAGGACGCTTGAGCTACAACGTCCGGGAGAAGGACATCCAGCGCTTTTTCAGTGGCTATGGCCGCCTTCTCGAAATAGATCTTAAAAATGG GTACGGCTTCGTGGAGTTCGAGGACTCCCGCGACGCCGACGACGCCGTTTACGAGCTGAACGGCAAGGAGCTGTGTGGCGAGCGCGTGATCGTGGAGCACGCCCGCGGCCCGCGCCGGGATCGCGACGGCTACAGCTACGGAAGCCGCA GTGGTGGAGGTGGATACAGCAGTCGGAGAACCTCTGGCAGAGACAAATATGGACCACCTGTACGCACAGAATTCAGACTTATTGTAGAAAATCTTTCTAGTCGTTGCAGTTGGCAAGATTTAAAG GATTTCATGAGACAAGCAGGTGAAGTAACCTATGCAGATGCTCACAAAGAACGCACAAATGAAGGTGTCATTGAGTTTCGCTCCTACTCTGACATGAAGCGTGCTTTGGATAAACTGGATGGTACAGAAATCAATGGGAGAAATATTAGACTCATTGAAGATAAGCCACGAACAAGCCATAGGCGGTCTTATTCTGGAAGCAGATCTAG GTCACGATCTAGAAGAAGGTCACGAAGTAGAAGTCGTAGGAGCAGCCGCAGTAGATCTCGAAGTATCTCAAAAAGTCGCTCCCG ATCCAGGTCTCGGAGCAAAGGTCGATCACGGTCTCGTTCCAAAGGCAGGAAATCTAGATCAAAAAGCAAATCTAAACCCAAGTCTGATCGGGGCTCCCGTTCGCGCTCTCGGAGCAGATCGAAGGATGAGTATGAGAAATCTCGAAGCAGGTCTCGTTCTCGATCTCGTTCCcccaaagaaaatggaaaaggtgATATAAAGTCCAAATCTAGATCGAGGAGCCAGTCCCGTTCCGATTCGCCCCTACCTGCTCCACCCTCAAAGGCCCGTTCCGTGTCCCCTCCACCAAAAAGAGCTTCAAGATCCCATTCTAGATCTCGTTCAAAGTCAAGGTCACGATCCAGATCGAGTTCCAGAGATTAA